One genomic region from Nymphaea colorata isolate Beijing-Zhang1983 chromosome 12, ASM883128v2, whole genome shotgun sequence encodes:
- the LOC116265909 gene encoding probable pterin-4-alpha-carbinolamine dehydratase, chloroplastic, with amino-acid sequence MAAHLYSIPAPTLPSTTLRRPLAGAGARVATGWGTELGRRDVRLVGRAAAGSDILGDIGARDPFPQELESNFCDRVIGNANTEHQILVPVSSALSLWNQECRPLSPSDTPFSYDDAQNFLRKVVGWRLVDKDGTLRLHCLWKLKDSASSDELVSRIRRAVGHTGHCPEFFIENSTHVTAELWSSSIGGLSMNDFIIAAKIDRVKTSDLLPKKRVWA; translated from the exons ATGGCCGCTCACCTCTACTCCATCCCAGCCCCAACTCTGCCCAGCACGACGCTCCGGCGACCCCTCGCCGGCGCCGGAGCGAGAGTAGCAACGGGATGGGGGACGGAGCTTGGGAGACGGGATGTGAGGTTGGTGGGGAGGGCGGCAGCAGGAAGCGACATCTTGGGGGATATAGGGGCAAGGGACCCTTTCCCCCAGGAGTTGGAGAGCAACTTCTGCGACAGGGTGATCGGTAACGCCAACACTGAGCACCAGATCCTTGTTCCAGTGAgctcagctctctctctctggaacCAGGAATGCCGCCCTCTCTCCCCCTCAGACACTCCCTTCTCCTACGACGACGCCCAGAATTTCCTTAGAAAG GTTGTCGGATGGCGATTGGTTGATAAGGATGGCACCTTGAGGTTGCATTGTTTGTGGAAGTTGAAGGATTCGGCATCTTCTGATGAACTTGTTTCCAGGATACGTAGAGCGGTTGGACACACGGGCCACTGCCCAgaatttttcattgaaaattcaACTCATGTTACCGCAGAACTGTGGAGTTCAAGTATAG GGGGGCTGAGTATGAATGATTTTATCATAGCAGCAAAGATAGACAGGGTTAAAACGTCTGACCTCCTTCCCAAGAAAAGAGTTTGGGCATAA
- the LOC116265129 gene encoding E3 ubiquitin-protein ligase BOI-like isoform X1, translating to MAVQAQYPSNVWLSDFMTRNGQEKKELLDAAIGSDYAFEVPDQKFIDALGNIPQSNSAMAFLQQPQPQQQYHHQQQQQERTCMINLEDLRLPVAASKPVAASSPSNVFTGLRLSLEDQQQNQTSNASYPPTNLSFVADDLSLLLNQHQQEIDHLVRAQSDQLRRSLIGKRQKQYEAIVTAVERIATRRLREKDSERERVARRNAELEEKVGQLVAEARFWQAKAQAQEAIAATLQARLTERAQQTSPAADEVDDAESSTSEPDRPDRGLCRACRGMEASVVVLPCRHLSICSVCAQSLGACPLCHCVRTACIQAYLS from the exons ATGGCGGTCCAGGCTCAGTACCCATCCAACGTTTGGCTTTCTGATTTCATGACCAG GAATGGTCAGGAAAAGAAGGAATTGCTTGATGCCGCTATAGGCTCTGATTACGCATTCGAAGTACCAGATCAGAAATTCATTGATGCAt TGGGAAACATCCCTCAATCGAATTCAGCAATGGCGTTCCTTCAACAACCGCAGCCACAGCAGCAGTAccaccaccaacagcagcagcaggagAGGACATGTATGATCAACCTGGAAGACCTCCGTCTCCCTGTTGCTGCTTCCAAACCCGTCGCCGCTTCCTCGCCTTCAAACGTCTTCACCGGCCTGAGACTCTCTCTCGAGGACCAACAACAGAACCAGACCAGCAACGCCTCTTACCCACCCACCAACCTCTCGTTCGTGGCCGACgatctctccctcctcctcaaCCAACACCAACAAGAAATCGATCATCTCGTGAGAGCGCAG AGCGATCAATTGCGCCGGTCTCTGATAGGGAAGCGTCAGAAGCAGTACGAGGCGATCGTCACGGCGGTGGAGCGAATCGCGACGCGGAGGCTGCGGGAGAAGGATTCGGAGAGGGAGCGAGTCGCCCGCCGGAACGCCGAGCTCGAGGAGAAAGTGGGGCAGCTCGTGGCGGAGGCGCGCTTCTGGCAGGCCAAGGCCCAAGCCCAGGAGGCCATCGCCGCCACCCTCCAGGCGCGCCTCACCGAGCGGGCCCAGCAGACCAGCCCGGCCGCAGACGAAGTCGACGACGCCGAGTCGTCCACCTCCGAACCGGACCGCCCTGACCGGGGCCTCTGCAGGGCGTGCAGGGGGATGGAGGCCTCGGTGGTGGTGCTGCCATGCCGCCACCTCTCCATTTGCTCCGTCTGCGCACAGTCCCTCGGTGCCTGCCCGCTCTGCCACTGTGTCCGAACCGCTTGCATCCAGGCCTACCTCTCCTGA
- the LOC116265129 gene encoding E3 ubiquitin-protein ligase BOI-like isoform X2, which produces MAFLQQPQPQQQYHHQQQQQERTCMINLEDLRLPVAASKPVAASSPSNVFTGLRLSLEDQQQNQTSNASYPPTNLSFVADDLSLLLNQHQQEIDHLVRAQSDQLRRSLIGKRQKQYEAIVTAVERIATRRLREKDSERERVARRNAELEEKVGQLVAEARFWQAKAQAQEAIAATLQARLTERAQQTSPAADEVDDAESSTSEPDRPDRGLCRACRGMEASVVVLPCRHLSICSVCAQSLGACPLCHCVRTACIQAYLS; this is translated from the exons ATGGCGTTCCTTCAACAACCGCAGCCACAGCAGCAGTAccaccaccaacagcagcagcaggagAGGACATGTATGATCAACCTGGAAGACCTCCGTCTCCCTGTTGCTGCTTCCAAACCCGTCGCCGCTTCCTCGCCTTCAAACGTCTTCACCGGCCTGAGACTCTCTCTCGAGGACCAACAACAGAACCAGACCAGCAACGCCTCTTACCCACCCACCAACCTCTCGTTCGTGGCCGACgatctctccctcctcctcaaCCAACACCAACAAGAAATCGATCATCTCGTGAGAGCGCAG AGCGATCAATTGCGCCGGTCTCTGATAGGGAAGCGTCAGAAGCAGTACGAGGCGATCGTCACGGCGGTGGAGCGAATCGCGACGCGGAGGCTGCGGGAGAAGGATTCGGAGAGGGAGCGAGTCGCCCGCCGGAACGCCGAGCTCGAGGAGAAAGTGGGGCAGCTCGTGGCGGAGGCGCGCTTCTGGCAGGCCAAGGCCCAAGCCCAGGAGGCCATCGCCGCCACCCTCCAGGCGCGCCTCACCGAGCGGGCCCAGCAGACCAGCCCGGCCGCAGACGAAGTCGACGACGCCGAGTCGTCCACCTCCGAACCGGACCGCCCTGACCGGGGCCTCTGCAGGGCGTGCAGGGGGATGGAGGCCTCGGTGGTGGTGCTGCCATGCCGCCACCTCTCCATTTGCTCCGTCTGCGCACAGTCCCTCGGTGCCTGCCCGCTCTGCCACTGTGTCCGAACCGCTTGCATCCAGGCCTACCTCTCCTGA